The following are encoded together in the Malaya genurostris strain Urasoe2022 chromosome 3, Malgen_1.1, whole genome shotgun sequence genome:
- the LOC131439128 gene encoding adult-specific cuticular protein ACP-20-like: MIKFVVITFALVGAALAYEHYGFINEVKHIPYKWYGGGGGEGGIGGGFGGEIGGGFGGGFGGSSSGGGIGGGEEYYSYPKYKYEYGVKDYHTGDHKSQWEVRDGDVVKGEYTLDEADGTKRIVEYYADSKNGFEAKVKNIGHASGGGQGGQEGGFGGGIGGGFGYSYSKLKKYN, encoded by the exons ATGATCAAGTTCGTCGTTATAACCTTTGCCCTAGTGGGTGCAGCTTTGGCCTACGAGCACTACGGATTCATCAACGAGGTTAAACACATCCCATACAAGTGGTACGGCGGCGGTGGCGGCGAAGGTGGCATCGGCGGCGGATTTGGCGGTGAAATTGGTGGTGGATTTGGCGGCGGTTTTGGTGGCAGCAGCAGTGGTGGTGGAATCGGAGGAGGCGAG GAATACTACTCGTACCCGAAATATAAGTACGAGTACGGAGTGAAGGACTACCACACCGGTGATCACAAGAGCCAATGGGAGGTGCGTGACGGAGATGTCGTCAAGGGTGAGTACACACTCGACGAAGCCGACGGAACCAAGCGTATTGTCGAATACTACGCCGATAGCAAGAACGGATTCGAAGCCAAGGTCAAGAACATTGGACATGCCAGCGGCGGTGGACAGGGCGGACAGGAAGGTGGTTTCGGTGGTGGAATCGGTGGAGGCTTCGGATACAGCTACAGTAAATTGAAGAAGTACAACTAA